ACCCGCATCTCATGGCTACAAGCTCTCAAGATCGTACTGCTTGCCTTTGGGACTTGAGGACCATGGGAGCCAAGAAACCAAAAGCACTGGCGACTGTAGATCATGCCAAGGCTGTGTACTCTGCTTACTTCTCACCTTCTGGTCTCTCACTTGCAACTACAAGGTatatcttgttttgttttttccccTCGGCCTGTTTCATTATACATCTCTGAGGTTTTGTTTTCCTTGTAGCCGTGACAACTATGTTGGTGTTCTAAGTGGGGCTAACTTTGAGGATACTTCCATGATCTATCACTGTAATAACACTGTTCGTAAGATCTCCAGTTTCAGGTATGCTTCAGCATCTTGGAGTACTGATAATAAGTTCTCTTTTTGCATCTCTTCAGCATCTTGTGTTAACTTTCATTTGTCTTTGTTTCAGGGGGGTATGGGGTTGGGATGATTCAAATATCTTTGTCGGCAATGTGGCAAAAGGAATTGGCGTCAATCAGACAAAAGGAATTGATGTGATCTCTACAAAACTAAAGCGAACAGTGAAGAAGCTGCAGAGCCCTCTTGTGAAAGATGTTATAAGCAGACTCCACTGCCATCCTCTTAATGTTGGGATGCTTGCTGGTTCCACAGCTGGAGGACATGTCTATGTTTGGACCACAAAGTAGCATATACTTCAACCATTCTCAAATCACATTTTTGTAATCAGCATGagggtttcttttgttttgggaGCATGTCTTGAAGGTTTCTTTGTGTTCCACAACAATCTCTTTTCATTGTCTCTTGGAAAATCGCAAGTGTCTCTTTCATCTCCACTAGCTCTTCGTGAGACTTGGTCACATCTCgctcttcttttttcttctccaaCTTTCTGTTCAGCTTCTTGACTCCAGCTGGGATTGACTCCAAGAAGTTAGCAGTTACTAGCTTACTGCCATAAACCATGTCGTTAACTGAACTGGcgtttaaaaaatgttttagatGTCTCCAGGTGCAATTTGTAAAACAGAGAAGCACATTGAAACGACAAAAAAAGTAAAGAGATAATTGAGTAAACAAACATTTACTGAGAGTCAAGCACAGGTATAACAAGCCAATTAGATAAAGTCAATCAGAAAAAACGTATGTGTTTGTGTAAGTCTCTTTGTATAATAAAACAGTtgctttgttttattaatttttcttctCTTAACTGTTTTAAGATCTCTCTTACATTGGATCTATTTATATATGCAATAGAAAACTTAGCTTTATCCTATTACAATATGATCTAGGAATCTTAACTTAATCCTAAACCTATTAGGCTTTAGTTATTCAAATTTcctttttgaataacttgtttCCTAAGTAACAATTTTGaagcttatccaacattctccctcTTAAGCTTCATATCTTCTTTGCTTAAATTGAGAACTTGAATTCGAACCCTCATTTCCTTGAA
This genomic stretch from Brassica napus cultivar Da-Ae chromosome C9, Da-Ae, whole genome shotgun sequence harbors:
- the LOC106429100 gene encoding DNA damage-binding protein 2, which codes for MFNVWDLRAGKSVFNWELHKYRIHTVDFNPRNPHLMATSSQDRTACLWDLRTMGAKKPKALATVDHAKAVYSAYFSPSGLSLATTSRDNYVGVLSGANFEDTSMIYHCNNTVRKISSFRGVWGWDDSNIFVGNVAKGIGVNQTKGIDVISTKLKRTVKKLQSPLVKDVISRLHCHPLNVGMLAGSTAGGHVYVWTTK